One segment of Curtobacterium sp. MR_MD2014 DNA contains the following:
- a CDS encoding mycoredoxin, which yields MSETVTRDAFVPEAGGVTMFTTSWCGYCARLKNQMSKAGVPFREVDIEQTPGTAELVAEVNGGNQTVPTLVFPDGSTATNPSLAEVQSRV from the coding sequence ATGAGCGAGACAGTCACCCGCGACGCGTTCGTGCCCGAGGCCGGCGGCGTCACGATGTTCACGACGAGCTGGTGCGGCTACTGCGCCCGGCTGAAGAACCAGATGTCGAAGGCAGGCGTGCCGTTCCGCGAGGTCGACATCGAGCAGACCCCCGGCACCGCGGAGCTCGTCGCCGAGGTCAACGGCGGCAACCAGACCGTGCCGACGCTGGTCTTCCCGGACGGCAGCACCGCGACGAACCCGTCCCTGGCCGAGGTGCAGTCGCGCGTCTGA